In a single window of the uncultured Pseudodesulfovibrio sp. genome:
- a CDS encoding cation transporter: MSVIKVKGMSCQHCVKSVTETMEKLGAKDVSVDLLTGDVKYEEPAPIDKKAIKEAIDQIGFEYVD, translated from the coding sequence ATGTCCGTCATCAAGGTAAAAGGGATGTCCTGCCAGCACTGCGTCAAGTCCGTGACCGAAACCATGGAGAAGCTGGGAGCGAAAGACGTGTCCGTCGATCTCCTGACCGGCGACGTTAAATATGAGGAACCCGCGCCCATCGACAAGAAGGCCATCAAAGAGGCCATCGACCAGATCGGCTTCGAGTACGTGGACTAG
- a CDS encoding MGMT family protein — MTTSGEWVLGQRFALRLNWEDRLVRSVEVAWAEDVRESERLSPAAEELKAALLRYEARKGPNWPDLPFDFSGMSEFQQAAIEELRRIPSGTTRTYGEMAALLGRPKGAQAVGRAMGANPFPVLYPCHRVVGANGAMTGFSASGGIAMKKALLRLEGAEQGLLPGLE; from the coding sequence ATGACCACGTCCGGCGAATGGGTGCTCGGCCAACGATTCGCCCTGCGTCTAAATTGGGAGGACCGACTCGTCCGCAGTGTCGAGGTGGCCTGGGCCGAAGATGTGCGCGAGTCGGAACGCTTGTCCCCAGCCGCAGAGGAACTCAAGGCCGCTCTGCTGCGGTACGAGGCCCGGAAGGGACCGAACTGGCCGGATTTGCCGTTTGATTTCTCGGGCATGAGTGAATTTCAGCAAGCCGCCATCGAGGAGCTGCGCCGCATCCCGTCAGGCACCACCCGGACCTACGGCGAGATGGCCGCGTTGCTCGGGCGTCCCAAGGGGGCGCAGGCCGTGGGCCGAGCCATGGGCGCGAATCCGTTCCCGGTCCTCTATCCCTGTCACCGCGTGGTCGGCGCGAATGGGGCCATGACCGGTTTTTCCGCATCGGGCGGCATCGCCATGAAAAAAGCCCTGCTCCGCCTGGAAGGGGCTGAACAGGGCTTGTTGCCCGGTCTGGAATGA
- a CDS encoding TIGR01212 family radical SAM protein (This family includes YhcC from E. coli K-12, an uncharacterized radical SAM protein.), which produces MVRIHRLSAHLRRRFGERVQKIPLDAGFSCPNRDGTLSREGCVFCNPQGSGSGMLDRGLSIREQWDFWRDIHVKKHGLSLFTAYLQSYSNTHGPAAKLAAALDGLDGLPGLTCLSLGTRPDCLDAEKLDLLAASKERLGLAEVYLELGLQSASDVTLAHINRGHDSATFANAAREAADRGLTVVAHVMAGLPTPQGREELAELLDTVAFVDALPVQGIKFHNVFVCRGTRLARWFEQGDYAPPSQDEYLYWLGEAVMRLDPRMVIHRLNGNPAQGELVAPAWAGNLRRVHNAVRDHFEKHDIWQGKLNGAEQGLPEWFDPDAGDGA; this is translated from the coding sequence ATGGTCCGCATCCATCGACTGTCCGCTCACCTCCGCCGACGGTTCGGCGAACGGGTTCAGAAGATCCCTCTGGACGCCGGGTTTTCCTGCCCCAACCGGGACGGAACCCTGTCCCGCGAGGGATGTGTTTTCTGCAACCCGCAGGGCTCCGGGTCGGGCATGCTCGACCGGGGACTATCCATACGGGAACAATGGGATTTCTGGCGTGACATTCACGTGAAGAAACATGGCCTTTCCTTGTTCACCGCCTATCTCCAGTCCTACTCCAACACACACGGTCCGGCCGCCAAGCTGGCCGCCGCTCTAGACGGTCTCGACGGGTTGCCGGGTCTGACCTGCCTTTCGCTCGGCACCCGGCCCGACTGCCTGGACGCGGAAAAGCTCGATCTGCTGGCCGCGAGCAAGGAACGCCTCGGCCTGGCCGAGGTCTATCTGGAGCTGGGGTTGCAGTCGGCCAGTGACGTCACCCTTGCCCACATCAATCGGGGCCATGACTCGGCGACCTTTGCGAATGCCGCCCGGGAAGCGGCGGACCGTGGCCTGACCGTGGTGGCCCACGTCATGGCGGGACTGCCCACGCCGCAGGGCAGGGAGGAGCTCGCCGAGCTGCTCGATACCGTTGCCTTTGTCGATGCGCTCCCGGTGCAGGGTATCAAATTCCACAACGTCTTTGTCTGCCGGGGTACGCGCCTGGCCCGCTGGTTCGAGCAGGGGGACTATGCGCCGCCTTCGCAGGATGAGTACCTGTACTGGCTGGGCGAGGCGGTCATGCGCCTGGACCCTCGTATGGTCATCCACCGGCTGAACGGCAATCCGGCCCAGGGCGAGCTGGTCGCGCCGGCCTGGGCGGGCAACCTGCGCCGGGTGCATAACGCGGTCCGCGATCATTTCGAGAAACACGACATCTGGCAGGGCAAACTCAACGGCGCGGAGCAGGGCCTGCCCGAGTGGTTCGATCCTGATGCAGGAGATGGCGCATGA
- a CDS encoding rod shape-determining protein → MGNLLNRIIGSFSNDLAIDLGTANTLVYVKGKGVMLSEPSVVAVKKDSRGGKTVLAVGAEAKKMLGRTPGNIVAIRPMKDGVIADFEVTEAMLRHFISKVHNSRRLVRPRIMICVPTGITQVEKRAVKESAQSAGAREVYLIEEPMAAAIGANLPITEPTSNMIVDIGGGTTEIAVISLSGIVYARSVRIGGDKMDEAIMQHVKRKYNMLIGESTAEQIKIHIGSAYPLGDEEPIMEVKGRDLVTGIPQNRPITAEEVREAISEQVEGIVQGVRIALEQTPPELAADIVDRGIVLTGGGALLKGLDQLLQHETQLPITVVEDPLTAVVLGSGKALDNIDLYKDITTD, encoded by the coding sequence ATGGGTAACCTGCTCAACAGAATCATCGGCTCCTTCTCCAACGACCTGGCCATCGACCTGGGTACGGCCAACACCCTGGTCTACGTCAAGGGCAAGGGCGTTATGCTCTCGGAGCCCTCGGTGGTCGCGGTCAAAAAGGACTCGCGTGGCGGCAAGACCGTCCTCGCGGTAGGCGCCGAAGCCAAGAAGATGCTTGGCCGCACACCCGGCAACATCGTGGCAATCCGGCCCATGAAGGACGGCGTCATCGCCGACTTCGAGGTCACGGAGGCCATGCTTCGCCACTTCATTTCAAAGGTCCACAACTCGCGCAGGCTGGTCCGGCCCCGGATCATGATCTGCGTGCCCACGGGCATCACCCAGGTGGAAAAGCGCGCGGTCAAGGAATCGGCGCAATCCGCCGGTGCCCGCGAGGTCTACCTGATCGAGGAGCCGATGGCCGCGGCCATCGGCGCGAACCTGCCGATCACTGAACCGACCTCCAACATGATCGTGGACATCGGTGGCGGCACCACCGAGATCGCCGTCATCTCCCTGTCCGGCATTGTTTACGCCCGAAGCGTACGCATCGGCGGCGACAAGATGGACGAGGCGATCATGCAGCACGTCAAGCGCAAGTACAACATGCTCATCGGTGAATCCACGGCCGAGCAGATCAAGATCCACATCGGATCCGCCTATCCGCTCGGAGACGAGGAGCCGATCATGGAGGTCAAGGGACGCGACCTGGTCACCGGTATCCCGCAGAACCGCCCCATCACCGCCGAAGAGGTCCGCGAGGCCATCTCCGAGCAGGTGGAGGGCATCGTGCAGGGCGTGCGCATCGCGCTCGAACAGACCCCGCCCGAACTGGCTGCGGACATCGTGGACCGGGGCATTGTCCTGACCGGCGGCGGTGCGCTCCTCAAGGGGCTCGACCAGCTGTTGCAGCACGAGACCCAGCTGCCGATCACCGTGGTTGAAGACCCCCTTACTGCGGTCGTTCTCGGCTCGGGCAAGGCGCTCGACAATATCGACCTGTACAAGGACATCACCACCGACTAA
- the mreC gene encoding rod shape-determining protein MreC, giving the protein MRGLKKIAILIVACLFVYLSLFTWNLRTGHLDALSSHTGLDISGIVLKPGIWIAEQVSGFWHRYIYLVGLKQDNDQLRAEAAELRRTNMLMGAQARSAARLESLLDFRPPEKWTVSGARVIGQRMGPAGALDTVVVDKGKASGVTDDMPVVSLQGLAGRILRSGAATSTVLLLTDPNSRIAVIGANNRSPGMLSGQGYGEPLQLRYVNQNAAVDPGELLLSSGLSGIYPKGLPVAKVTKIRRSDISLFLTVQAEPLVDVAGLEEILLLSRVPEAAVEAGTGDAAASGAGADAEPEAGKEDANGAADQ; this is encoded by the coding sequence ATGAGAGGACTCAAGAAGATCGCCATCCTCATCGTGGCCTGTCTTTTCGTGTATCTGTCACTCTTTACCTGGAACCTGCGTACCGGCCATCTGGACGCCCTTTCCTCCCACACCGGACTGGATATTTCCGGCATCGTCCTCAAACCCGGCATCTGGATCGCGGAGCAGGTCTCCGGGTTCTGGCACCGCTACATCTATCTGGTGGGGTTGAAGCAGGACAACGACCAGCTCCGGGCCGAGGCCGCCGAACTGCGGCGGACCAACATGCTCATGGGCGCACAGGCCCGATCCGCCGCCCGCCTGGAATCCCTGCTCGACTTCCGTCCGCCCGAAAAGTGGACCGTTTCCGGAGCCCGCGTCATCGGCCAGCGCATGGGCCCGGCCGGAGCACTGGACACCGTGGTCGTGGACAAGGGCAAGGCTTCCGGCGTGACCGACGACATGCCCGTGGTTTCCCTGCAGGGATTGGCCGGACGCATCCTGCGCTCGGGCGCGGCAACTTCCACGGTCCTGCTCCTGACCGACCCCAACAGCCGCATCGCAGTCATCGGCGCCAACAACCGCTCGCCCGGCATGCTCTCGGGCCAGGGGTACGGCGAACCGCTGCAGTTGCGCTACGTCAACCAGAACGCGGCCGTCGACCCCGGCGAACTGCTGCTTTCCTCCGGGCTGTCCGGCATCTACCCCAAGGGGTTGCCCGTAGCCAAGGTGACCAAAATCAGGCGGTCCGACATCTCCCTGTTCCTGACGGTCCAGGCCGAGCCCCTCGTGGACGTGGCCGGGCTTGAGGAAATCCTGCTTCTGAGCCGTGTGCCCGAGGCCGCCGTGGAAGCCGGGACCGGCGACGCTGCCGCATCCGGGGCCGGTGCCGACGCCGAGCCCGAAGCAG